From Bosea sp. NBC_00550, the proteins below share one genomic window:
- a CDS encoding DUF1254 domain-containing protein yields MITKRDLLGSAALALTATMAKADIVSPPVIEQNSVEWPSLFEAKDIAEEGFIYGLPLVMYYAVMQEFAVDRNSGQFKAPFNEIKNLNHVATPADTAIITPNSDTPYSFIWLDLRAEPMVISVPAIEKDRYYSVQLIDGNTYNFGYIGTRATGTEPGDYLVVGPDWKGGTPAGIKRVFSSTTPFPLAIFRTQLFNPGDMPNVEKIQAGYKGQPLSAFLKQPAPPAAPKIDFVPASTAGIRHNFFEYLDAALQFVPETARDKAVRAKLAKIGIGPAKTFAFKDLSFEHKAEILVAMKQGNGKVDKWLAGGNKNINGWNIGSFFGDEAFYNSDWVMRAGSAKGGLLGNDAVEAMYPYTRTDATGEALDGSKYKYTITFAPGQLPPVNAFWSVTMYDGKSQFLVKNPINRYLINSPMLSGMKKDADGSLTLYIQKDSPGADKEANWLPAPDDKIYLVMRLYWPKPTQPSILPAGAGTWQPPGVKRV; encoded by the coding sequence ATGATCACGAAACGCGATCTGCTTGGCTCTGCTGCGCTGGCGCTCACCGCCACGATGGCAAAGGCCGACATCGTCTCCCCTCCGGTCATTGAGCAGAACAGTGTCGAATGGCCCAGCCTGTTCGAGGCCAAGGACATCGCCGAGGAAGGCTTCATCTACGGCCTGCCGCTGGTGATGTATTATGCAGTGATGCAGGAGTTCGCCGTCGATAGGAACTCGGGACAGTTCAAGGCCCCATTCAACGAAATCAAAAACCTGAACCATGTCGCCACCCCGGCGGACACGGCAATCATCACGCCCAATAGCGATACGCCTTACTCGTTTATCTGGCTGGATTTGCGTGCTGAACCCATGGTCATCTCGGTGCCCGCGATCGAAAAGGACCGCTATTATTCGGTCCAGCTCATCGACGGCAACACTTACAATTTTGGCTATATCGGCACGCGCGCCACGGGGACCGAGCCGGGCGACTATCTGGTCGTCGGGCCGGACTGGAAAGGTGGAACGCCCGCTGGGATCAAGCGGGTCTTCTCATCGACAACGCCGTTCCCGCTCGCGATTTTTCGCACTCAACTGTTCAATCCCGGCGACATGCCGAATGTCGAGAAGATCCAGGCCGGCTACAAGGGGCAGCCGCTTTCCGCTTTCCTCAAGCAGCCCGCCCCGCCCGCCGCGCCGAAGATTGATTTCGTTCCCGCCAGCACGGCCGGGATCAGGCATAACTTCTTCGAGTATCTCGACGCGGCCCTGCAATTTGTCCCCGAGACGGCAAGGGACAAGGCGGTTCGCGCGAAGCTTGCGAAGATAGGCATCGGCCCCGCCAAGACCTTTGCGTTCAAGGATCTGTCGTTCGAGCACAAGGCCGAAATCCTGGTGGCCATGAAGCAAGGCAACGGCAAGGTCGACAAATGGCTGGCCGGTGGAAACAAGAACATCAACGGCTGGAACATTGGCTCGTTCTTCGGCGACGAGGCCTTCTATAACAGCGATTGGGTGATGCGGGCCGGGTCTGCAAAGGGCGGTCTCCTCGGCAATGACGCTGTAGAAGCCATGTATCCCTATACCCGCACCGACGCGACCGGTGAGGCGCTCGACGGCAGCAAGTACAAATACACCATCACCTTCGCACCCGGCCAGTTGCCGCCAGTGAATGCGTTCTGGTCGGTTACGATGTACGACGGCAAGAGCCAGTTCCTGGTGAAGAACCCGATCAATCGCTACCTCATCAACTCTCCGATGTTGTCGGGCATGAAAAAGGACGCGGATGGCTCGCTGACTCTGTACATCCAAAAGGACAGCCCCGGTGCGGACAAGGAAGCAAACTGGCTTCCGGCGCCGGATGACAAGATCTATCTCGTGATGCGCCTCTATTGGCCGAAGCCAACACAGCCTTCGATCCTGCCGGCGGGCGCAGGAACATGGCAGCCACCGGGCGTGAAGCGGGTCTGA